The following are from one region of the Oreochromis aureus strain Israel breed Guangdong linkage group 1, ZZ_aureus, whole genome shotgun sequence genome:
- the si:dkey-127k13.1 gene encoding PWWP domain-containing DNA repair factor 3B isoform X1 → MKGAPGKTRKREPKKKSSEKDTSDAASSPSTDDSSAVPGGGCSDCGLVFPIEASTPKNEREKMRLAQEACLTSTPVHSTTFDIQSTISGSPPEGELQYTEFITQIKTTAVDSESKPQRKRKRPVKQRQTKTQTQTDGKTDGPPVKCRRGRRPKRETGNLNKDKSSSRSRPRFELEKAEADSQDDSMMSSDLSIELSQHEEQLSTLSYQKDDISDEEDEEELPSFLMRTDEKPPSITEGAFVWHKYRNYPYWPALVKSVNRKHKKASIIFIDDSIIEKKKGFAVALKCLKPFDCEEANELMRKAKESYDAAISWSLDLITDYRFRIACGSFSGSFIQYFDHDMSYPVRREYPKAASERLTIISDSTMEEPYDVKEDSFSEQQKDIRCSKRLLPDRTHAAHNRANEKLVHFIVKQHMVDAHLLAVIHGQEKSRWLRSFLSANRRRVVNIYLEDDHQLDQVYCYLNELYTAAVANAPCVADVKSMDRVPFVLDVLLPEAIIYAIAGVDNVSVKTAEEKYLRGRCISNRERQQFDLKIEQQMRKKSQHPNTSIIL, encoded by the exons ATGAAAG GTGCACctggaaaaacaagaaaaagggaACCTAAAAAGAAGTCGTCAGAGAAAGACACCTCAGATGCGGCTTCGTCTCCCAGCACAGATGATTCAAGTGCTGTGCCAGGCGGCGGCTGCAGTGACTGCGGCCTTGTCTTTCCAATAGAGGCTAGTACACCAAAAAATGAAAGGGAGAAAATGAGACTTGCACAAGAAGCCTGCTTAACCTCCACACCAGTCCACAGCACCACCTTTGATATCCAGTCAACCATTTCCGGCTCCCCTCCTGAAGGGGAGCTACAATACACAGAGTTCATCACTCAGATAAAG ACAACAGCAGTAGATTCAGAGTCAAAACCTCAACGTAAGCGTAAGAGACCGgttaaacaaagacagacaaagacGCAAACGCAGACCGATGGTAAAACCGATGGTCCTCCAGTCAAGTGCCGGCGTGGTAGGAGGCCAAAAAGAGAGACTGGGAatttaaataaagataaatCATCCTCCCGCTCCAGGCCAAGATTTGAACTCGAGAAGGCTGAAGCAGATAGTCAAG ATGACTCTATGATGTCTTCAGATCTTTCAATAGAACTGAGTCAGCATGAAGAACAGCTGTCTACTTTGTCCTACCAGAAGGATGACATAAGTGATGAGGAGGACGAGGAAGAGCTCCCAAGTTTCCTGATGCGGACAGACGAAA AGCCCCCATCCATTACCGAAGGAGCATTTGTGTGGCACAAATATAGAAACTATCCATATTGGCCTGCATTG GTAAAAAGTGTGAacagaaagcacaaaaaagCCAGTATCATCTTTATTGATGACTCAATCATTGAGAAAAAGAAAGG GTTTGCTGTGGCTCTAAAATGTTTGAAACCTTTTGACTGTGAAGAAGCTAATGAACTCATG cGTAAAGCCAAAGAAAGCTATGATGCTGCAATATCATGGTCCCTGGATCTCATAACAGACTACAGATTTCGGATTG CATGTGGCTCATTTTCTGGCTCCTTCATACAGTACTTTGACCATGATATGA GTTATCCTGTGAGGAGGGAGTATCCAAAGGCAGCTTCAGAGAGACTAACAATCATCAGTGATTCGACAATGGAGGAGCCATATGACGTTAAGGAGGACAGCTTTAGTGAACAGCAGAAGGACATAAGGTGTTCAAAGAGGTTGCTGCCAGATCGGACCCATGCTGCCCACAACCGAGCAAATGAGAAGCTCGTACATTTCATTGTCAAGCAACACATGGTCGACGCACACCTCCTG GCTGTAATCCACGGGCAGGAGAAGTCCAGGTGGCTTCGCTCCTTCTTAAGTGCCAATCGTAGACGGGTGGTGAACATATACCTTGAAGATGATCATCAGCTTGACCAAGTCTACTGCTACCTAAATGAGCTCTATACAGCAGCTGTGGCCAACGCCCCCTGCGTAGCTGATGTGAAATCCATGGATCGTGTCCCTTTTGTCCTGGATGTGCTTCTTCCCGAG GCCATTATTTATGCAATTGCTGGAGTGGACAACGTTTCagtaaaaacagcagaagaaaaatACCTCAGAGGGCGATGTATAAGCAACAG agaAAGGCAGCAGTTTGATTTAAAGATTGAGCAGCAAATGAGGAAGAAATCACAACATCCAAACACTTCCATTATTCTCTGA
- the si:dkey-127k13.1 gene encoding PWWP domain-containing DNA repair factor 3A isoform X2 encodes MKGAPGKTRKREPKKKSSEKDTSDAASSPSTDDSSAVPGGGCSDCGLVFPIEASTPKNEREKMRLAQEACLTSTPVHSTTFDIQSTISGSPPEGELQYTEFITQIKTTAVDSESKPQRKRKRPVKQRQTKTQTQTDGKTDGPPVKCRRGRRPKRETGNLNKDKSSSRSRPRFELEKAEADSQDLSIELSQHEEQLSTLSYQKDDISDEEDEEELPSFLMRTDEKPPSITEGAFVWHKYRNYPYWPALVKSVNRKHKKASIIFIDDSIIEKKKGFAVALKCLKPFDCEEANELMRKAKESYDAAISWSLDLITDYRFRIACGSFSGSFIQYFDHDMSYPVRREYPKAASERLTIISDSTMEEPYDVKEDSFSEQQKDIRCSKRLLPDRTHAAHNRANEKLVHFIVKQHMVDAHLLAVIHGQEKSRWLRSFLSANRRRVVNIYLEDDHQLDQVYCYLNELYTAAVANAPCVADVKSMDRVPFVLDVLLPEAIIYAIAGVDNVSVKTAEEKYLRGRCISNRERQQFDLKIEQQMRKKSQHPNTSIIL; translated from the exons ATGAAAG GTGCACctggaaaaacaagaaaaagggaACCTAAAAAGAAGTCGTCAGAGAAAGACACCTCAGATGCGGCTTCGTCTCCCAGCACAGATGATTCAAGTGCTGTGCCAGGCGGCGGCTGCAGTGACTGCGGCCTTGTCTTTCCAATAGAGGCTAGTACACCAAAAAATGAAAGGGAGAAAATGAGACTTGCACAAGAAGCCTGCTTAACCTCCACACCAGTCCACAGCACCACCTTTGATATCCAGTCAACCATTTCCGGCTCCCCTCCTGAAGGGGAGCTACAATACACAGAGTTCATCACTCAGATAAAG ACAACAGCAGTAGATTCAGAGTCAAAACCTCAACGTAAGCGTAAGAGACCGgttaaacaaagacagacaaagacGCAAACGCAGACCGATGGTAAAACCGATGGTCCTCCAGTCAAGTGCCGGCGTGGTAGGAGGCCAAAAAGAGAGACTGGGAatttaaataaagataaatCATCCTCCCGCTCCAGGCCAAGATTTGAACTCGAGAAGGCTGAAGCAGATAGTCAAG ATCTTTCAATAGAACTGAGTCAGCATGAAGAACAGCTGTCTACTTTGTCCTACCAGAAGGATGACATAAGTGATGAGGAGGACGAGGAAGAGCTCCCAAGTTTCCTGATGCGGACAGACGAAA AGCCCCCATCCATTACCGAAGGAGCATTTGTGTGGCACAAATATAGAAACTATCCATATTGGCCTGCATTG GTAAAAAGTGTGAacagaaagcacaaaaaagCCAGTATCATCTTTATTGATGACTCAATCATTGAGAAAAAGAAAGG GTTTGCTGTGGCTCTAAAATGTTTGAAACCTTTTGACTGTGAAGAAGCTAATGAACTCATG cGTAAAGCCAAAGAAAGCTATGATGCTGCAATATCATGGTCCCTGGATCTCATAACAGACTACAGATTTCGGATTG CATGTGGCTCATTTTCTGGCTCCTTCATACAGTACTTTGACCATGATATGA GTTATCCTGTGAGGAGGGAGTATCCAAAGGCAGCTTCAGAGAGACTAACAATCATCAGTGATTCGACAATGGAGGAGCCATATGACGTTAAGGAGGACAGCTTTAGTGAACAGCAGAAGGACATAAGGTGTTCAAAGAGGTTGCTGCCAGATCGGACCCATGCTGCCCACAACCGAGCAAATGAGAAGCTCGTACATTTCATTGTCAAGCAACACATGGTCGACGCACACCTCCTG GCTGTAATCCACGGGCAGGAGAAGTCCAGGTGGCTTCGCTCCTTCTTAAGTGCCAATCGTAGACGGGTGGTGAACATATACCTTGAAGATGATCATCAGCTTGACCAAGTCTACTGCTACCTAAATGAGCTCTATACAGCAGCTGTGGCCAACGCCCCCTGCGTAGCTGATGTGAAATCCATGGATCGTGTCCCTTTTGTCCTGGATGTGCTTCTTCCCGAG GCCATTATTTATGCAATTGCTGGAGTGGACAACGTTTCagtaaaaacagcagaagaaaaatACCTCAGAGGGCGATGTATAAGCAACAG agaAAGGCAGCAGTTTGATTTAAAGATTGAGCAGCAAATGAGGAAGAAATCACAACATCCAAACACTTCCATTATTCTCTGA